A section of the Roseivirga sp. BDSF3-8 genome encodes:
- a CDS encoding ATP-dependent helicase, producing MEYLEHLNEPQREGVVNVEGPCMIIAGAGSGKTRVLTYRIAHLMKAHDVDPFSILSLTFTNKAANEMKQRIERVVGSDARNLWMGTFHSVFARILRHDAHRIGYPNNFTIYDTDDSKSLIKAIVKEMGLDDKLYKPNAVLSRISGAKNNLVSWEEYVRNPLYRADDEAAMRPEIGRIYKTYQERCFTSGAMDFDDLLFNMHVLLRDHDDVRHRYQHRFKYILVDEFQDTNLTQYMITRTLSKVHQNICVVGDDAQSIYAFRGANIQNILNFEKDHPDLKVIKLEQNYRSTQNIVNAANSVIAKNSAQLPKNVWTANTDGELVEVVKTTSDNEEGKIVASQIFEEKNNLQLSYDDFAVLYRTNSQSRAIEEALRRSNIPYVIIGGVSFYQRREIKDLLAYLRFVVNPLDEQAFRRIVNLPKRGVGATSVDKIVNATFENNRPLWDVITNVHAYMSGRAANAVASFAEMIDNFRSMTERKDAFEMASHVAKVSGLLRELYEDKTVEGLNRYENVQELLNAIKEYVDNPENEDKSLGAFLQEVALLTDADNKKKKDDGLPKVTLMTIHMAKGLEFKNVFVVGLEEDLFPSQMMLESRADLEEERRLFYVAITRAMNKLFLTYALSRYRFGRLKNCEPSRFLEEIDPSFVRINRRSGTVSPAGMLRRGGTLPGGATAGKSFEGSGYARNLVRGAQRDHQNNRSAKQTNNARYKPSADFTPSDTSNLKEGQRVEHAKFGMGTVVKMDTAGANRKASVLFEEAGEKTLLLSFARLRIVD from the coding sequence ATGGAATATCTCGAACATCTAAATGAACCTCAGAGAGAAGGCGTAGTCAATGTGGAAGGTCCCTGCATGATTATAGCAGGTGCCGGTTCGGGTAAGACAAGGGTGCTTACCTACCGCATAGCGCACCTCATGAAAGCTCATGATGTTGATCCTTTTTCCATATTGTCGCTCACCTTTACTAATAAGGCTGCTAACGAGATGAAGCAGCGGATAGAAAGGGTGGTGGGCAGTGACGCGCGTAACCTCTGGATGGGGACCTTTCACTCCGTATTTGCCCGTATCCTCAGGCATGATGCTCACCGGATAGGCTATCCTAATAACTTCACTATTTACGATACCGACGACAGCAAGTCACTTATCAAGGCTATAGTAAAAGAAATGGGGCTTGATGATAAGCTGTATAAGCCAAACGCTGTGCTGTCCCGTATTTCGGGGGCTAAGAATAACCTGGTAAGCTGGGAGGAGTATGTCCGTAACCCGCTTTACCGGGCAGATGACGAGGCGGCTATGAGACCTGAAATAGGCAGAATATATAAAACCTACCAGGAACGCTGCTTTACGTCGGGTGCCATGGACTTTGATGACCTGCTGTTTAACATGCACGTACTTCTGCGTGATCATGATGACGTGAGGCACCGCTATCAGCACCGCTTCAAATATATTCTGGTGGATGAGTTTCAGGATACTAACCTTACTCAGTACATGATCACCCGTACCCTCAGCAAGGTGCATCAGAACATCTGTGTGGTGGGGGACGATGCCCAGAGTATCTATGCATTCCGCGGGGCTAATATTCAGAATATCCTGAATTTTGAGAAAGATCATCCTGATCTAAAAGTGATCAAACTGGAGCAGAACTACCGTTCTACCCAGAATATCGTAAACGCAGCCAACTCGGTCATTGCCAAAAACAGCGCCCAGCTTCCTAAGAATGTATGGACGGCTAATACAGATGGTGAACTGGTGGAGGTGGTTAAGACTACCAGTGACAATGAGGAGGGAAAGATTGTGGCAAGCCAGATTTTTGAAGAAAAGAATAATCTGCAGCTCAGCTACGATGACTTTGCCGTACTGTACCGTACTAATAGCCAGTCCCGTGCGATAGAGGAGGCCTTGCGACGCAGCAATATACCTTACGTGATCATCGGAGGAGTATCTTTTTACCAGCGCCGTGAGATAAAAGATCTTTTGGCTTACTTACGCTTTGTGGTAAACCCGCTGGATGAGCAGGCCTTCCGCAGGATCGTGAATCTGCCAAAGAGGGGGGTAGGCGCGACGTCGGTTGATAAGATCGTAAATGCGACCTTTGAGAATAACCGGCCCCTGTGGGATGTGATCACCAATGTGCATGCTTACATGTCTGGTCGTGCAGCCAATGCTGTTGCCTCATTTGCCGAAATGATAGACAATTTCCGCAGTATGACGGAGCGCAAAGATGCCTTTGAGATGGCCAGTCATGTAGCCAAGGTATCGGGTCTGCTGCGTGAGCTTTACGAAGACAAGACGGTGGAGGGGCTTAACCGATACGAGAACGTACAGGAACTCCTCAATGCCATTAAGGAATATGTGGATAATCCTGAAAATGAAGACAAGAGTCTGGGAGCATTCCTGCAGGAGGTAGCGCTGCTGACAGACGCCGATAATAAGAAGAAAAAGGACGATGGCCTGCCGAAGGTTACCCTTATGACCATTCACATGGCTAAAGGCCTTGAGTTCAAAAACGTGTTTGTAGTAGGACTGGAAGAAGACCTCTTTCCAAGCCAGATGATGCTCGAAAGCCGTGCTGACCTGGAAGAGGAGAGGAGGCTTTTTTATGTAGCTATTACGCGTGCTATGAATAAGCTGTTTCTTACCTACGCCCTCTCTCGCTACCGGTTTGGCCGGCTGAAAAATTGTGAGCCGAGCAGGTTTCTGGAAGAAATAGACCCTTCGTTTGTGCGAATTAACCGCCGTAGCGGTACGGTAAGTCCTGCCGGTATGCTGCGCCGGGGAGGGACGCTGCCGGGTGGGGCCACCGCTGGCAAAAGCTTTGAAGGTAGCGGATATGCCCGCAACCTGGTCAGGGGGGCTCAACGTGACCACCAGAATAACCGCAGTGCAAAACAGACGAATAACGCCCGCTATAAGCCAAGTGCTGACTTTACCCCGAGCGATACCTCTAACCTGAAAGAAGGCCAGCGTGTGGAACATGCCAAGTTCGGTATGGGTACTGTGGTCAAAATGGACACGGCCGGAGCCAACAGAAAGGCCAGTGTGCTGTTTGAAGAAGCGGGAGAAAAAACACTGCTACTTAGTTTTGCCCGTCTCAGAATAGTAGATTAG
- a CDS encoding ABC transporter ATP-binding protein, which produces MREVVHVENITVGYPPKAPLLEAVNLSVTEGNIACIAGRNGTGKSTLMRTLAGMQKPLAGQVTVQGKRLNDMSPRELARKLAIVTTERIAAGHLRVHELVALGRYPFTGPFGRLTSHDRAVVEKVMQITGCDDLGGHFTYTLSDGQWQRVMIARALAQEPAILLLDEPTSFLDWPGKAGTFTMLRKLAMETGLAVIYASHDLEMALPVADRLWLLHNGRITTGLPEDMLLSGILERAFDLPEGTLVHGHYPVNDTKGLEVRGPDHLKRLLVQALRRQGENLPATTGIIEAGKKDGHLSLVLESSCFGRETFTSINSLLSFLKNSG; this is translated from the coding sequence ATGAGAGAAGTGGTACATGTAGAAAATATTACGGTAGGCTACCCGCCTAAGGCGCCATTACTGGAGGCTGTAAACCTCAGCGTGACGGAGGGAAATATTGCCTGTATAGCAGGACGTAACGGCACCGGAAAAAGTACTCTCATGCGCACACTGGCTGGTATGCAAAAGCCTCTCGCGGGGCAGGTGACTGTTCAGGGAAAGCGCTTGAATGACATGAGTCCGCGTGAACTGGCACGCAAACTTGCTATAGTGACCACCGAGCGTATTGCCGCGGGTCACCTTCGCGTACATGAGCTGGTGGCACTAGGCCGTTACCCTTTTACGGGGCCCTTTGGCAGGCTTACATCTCATGATCGTGCAGTGGTGGAAAAGGTGATGCAAATCACTGGCTGTGATGACCTGGGAGGGCATTTTACCTATACGCTCAGTGATGGGCAGTGGCAACGGGTAATGATAGCGAGGGCTCTGGCCCAGGAGCCAGCCATTTTGCTGTTAGATGAGCCTACGAGTTTTCTTGACTGGCCAGGTAAGGCAGGTACTTTTACTATGCTTAGAAAACTGGCCATGGAAACGGGGCTGGCGGTAATCTATGCCAGCCATGATCTGGAAATGGCCCTGCCCGTGGCCGATAGGCTCTGGCTCCTGCACAATGGCCGGATAACTACGGGCCTGCCAGAAGATATGCTTCTTTCTGGTATATTGGAGCGGGCATTTGATTTACCCGAGGGCACGCTGGTCCATGGACACTATCCGGTGAATGATACGAAAGGACTGGAGGTGAGGGGGCCGGACCACCTGAAACGGCTTTTGGTCCAGGCACTCAGGCGGCAGGGGGAGAACCTGCCTGCCACCACAGGTATTATTGAAGCAGGCAAAAAAGATGGTCACCTGTCACTGGTGCTCGAAAGTAGCTGCTTTGGCAGAGAGACCTTTACATCAATTAACTCCCTGCTGAGTTTTTTGAAAAATTCAGGATGA